A genomic stretch from Schistosoma haematobium chromosome 2, whole genome shotgun sequence includes:
- the PRPS1 gene encoding Ribose-phosphate pyrophosphokinase 1 (EggNog:ENOG4104NM0~COG:F) yields the protein MPNIKVFSGSSNRDLAQKIADRIGCRLGKVTSKKFSNQETSVEVEESVRGEDVYIIQTGGGEVNDNLMELLIMISACKIASSSRVSAVIPCFPYARQDKKDKSRAPISAKLVANMLSVAGADHIITMDLHASQIQGFFDIPVDNLYAEPAVIKWVKTNIPEWKDCCIVSPDAGGAKRVTSIADQLNVDFALIHKERKRANEVDRMVLVGDVNNRVAILVDDMADTCGTICTAADKLIEAGAERVYAICTHGIFSGPALERINKSAFEAVVVTNTLPQEENMRKAPKIQCIDVSTMLAEAIRRTHNGESVSYLFNHVPL from the exons ATGCCAAACATAAAGGTGTTTTCTGGCAGCTCAAATCGAGACCTGGCTCAAAAGATAGCCGACCGTATTGGCTGTCGATTAGGAAAAGTTACTTCTAAAAAGTTCAGTAATCAGGAGACAAG TGTTGAGGTTGAGGAGTCAGTCCGCGGGGAAGACGTTTATATAATACAAACTGGCGGCGGAGAAGTCAATGACAACCTTATGGAACTACTCATAATGATTAGCGCCTGTAAGATCGCTTCAAGTTCCCGAGTGTCCGCAGTCATCCCCTGTTTCCCATACGCAAGGCAAGACAAAAAG GATAAATCACGCGCTCCTATCTCTGCAAAATTAGTAGCTAATATGCTGTCAGTTGCCGGAGCTGATCATATCATAACGATGGACTTACATGCCAGTCAAATCCAAGGATTTTTCGATATCCCTGTTGATAATTTGTATGCTGAGCCTGCAGTTATCAAATGGGTCAAAACAAATATACCAGAATGGAAAGATTGTTGTATTGTTAGTCCAGATGCTGGTGGCGCTAAAAG AGTAACTTCAATCGCGGATCAGTTAAATGTTGATTTTGCCTTGATTCACAAAGAACGGAAACGTGCAAACGAAGTGGATCGTATGGTTCTTGTTGGAGATGTAAATAACCGTGTCGCTATCCTGGTTGATGATATGGCAGATACATGTGGAACGATATGCACTGCGGCAGACAA ATTGATTGAAGCTGGCGCTGAGCGTGTTTACGCTATCTGCACTCATGGTATATTTTCAGGCCCAGCTTTGGAGCGAATTAATAAGTCAGCTTTCGAAGCTGTCGTTGTAACAAATACTTTGCCACAAGAAGAAAATATGCGGAAAGCTCCTAAAATTCAG TGTATTGATGTAAGCACTATGTTGGCTGAAGCTATTCGTCGAACACATAATGGTGAATCTGTCTCCTATCTATTTAATCATGTCCCTttgtaa